AAAGAGGAGTAGGCTGTCTCTCGAACATGCGAAGGGCAATGACCAACGCACCACCTCGAAACACCGCTTTCCTCCTCCCCTCTACTTCTTTAGAACCTACCCCTCTTTCCAACCTACTCGCTCATTGCCTCATTATCCCGACCTTGGCCGATGGTGGCCTCATTATTCGCCCCAGCCTCACTCTCTCCTACCACATTGGCATCTAGCGGGCCTCAATAAATTGAAGTATGAGGACAATGAAGAGGAGGAGGCTGTCTCTCGATCCTTTGAAGGGCAACGACTAGAGTGTCATGATGCTCCCATTGTTTGCCGAGGTTGATAAGTTCTTGGACCTCTTGGGTACAGCACCGACTAGAATCAAGGATCAGAGTATTGTAATATCCCAAGTAGTAGCAATAATTCCAGTATAACCATGAGAAGAGTAAAGATGAGGCACCAAGGCAAAGATCCTATTATTAAGTTATCGAATAATGAAGTCCAGACTGGACTCAATTGTAAGAAAAGAGAGATCGGATCCATGAGTGACATCggtaagtatttaaattttttattttgaattactATGTTGAATGCAGATTTGTTGAATTATGTGTTATATTTTATCTTAATAATGTAAATTAAGAACTttttaaaatactaaaataaagTATAAAATTTACTGAAAATCCTAAAAACACTATCAAAGTGCTGATTGGTAGATAatgcaattaaaaaaataaattaattttttcctTTATATCGAACATGTCAAGAACTACTTGATCTATTACTATATGTAATAAAAATGCTACTTACATAACATCATTAATGAAGCTTAATGCATTTTGATCAAGTTTGTACCaagatataagaaaaaaaaaaaggcttaaaACTGAGCCATCTAGAAAAGTGGTCCATTTAATGATTAGATATATAGAATTATAGATATTGTAAtgagaattttataatttataattatatatttcttatagaatatatagaatttttatttaattttagttgagttatttttatttttgttatgttTGTAGTATTTTTGTCTCTTATTATAGATGATCTTCTAATTAACTGTAGTAGTTATTTCAATTAAAATGAAAATGAAGGAGATGAAATAGAAAATTAGTTGGCAAATACGATAGTATAAGAGGAGGTCAAGAAAATTGATCAACAACCTATGATTCATGAGACAAACTTTACTCAAGTTATATATACATTGAACCAGCTTAAACAATCTATCGTCATATTATTAGAAGATGAAGAAAAGGATAATAGTGATGGTGAAGATACAGCAGTTGGTACAAAGTGGataacaaaagcaaaaaaaaattataatatccaTACTTTGATATTAGAGATGACaagaataatcatgatttttaactTGAAATATGTTTTGCTGATGTTGAAAAGTTTTATGTTGCGATCAAGTAACATATTATTTCTATGGGCAAACAACTTGGATACGTAAAGAATGATAAGGGTAGGACTAGGATGGCATACCAAGTTGGATATGACTGGATGATATATGCATCAAAAATATAAGGATAAGCTACTTTGCAAATAGAAATTTTAAATGTAGAATTCATGTGGAAGATCAATTAATAATCCTCTGGCTACAATTAAGTGGTTGATCGATAAGTATTAATTAGAATGAATCTCACCTGACCAATTaagtttttaaatataataatctaataaaaatatactttaaatattcatatatatatatatatatatatatatatatatatatatatatatatatatgtatatatgtatatatatatatatatatgtatatgtatatatatatatatgtatatatatatatatatgtatatatgtatatatatatatgtatatatatatatatgtatatatatatatatgtatatatatatatatgtatatatacatatatatatatatatgtatatatatatatatgtatatatatatatatgtatatatatttatatatatgtatacatatatatatatatatatgtatatatatttatatatatgtatacatatatatatatatataaatatatatgtatacatatatatatatatatacgtatgtatatatatgcatatatatatgtatatgtatatatatatatacatatatatacatacatatatgtatatatatatacatatatatacatacatatatatacatacatatatatatatatacatatatatacatatatatatatatacatatatatacatagatatatatacatatatatacatagatatatatatatatatatacatatatatatatatacatatatatatatatatacatatatatatacatatatacatatatacatatatacatatatacatatatatatatacatatatatatatatatacatatatatatatatacatacatatatatatatatatatatatacatacatatatatatatatacatatatatatatatatacatatatatatatatacatatatatatatatacatacatatatatatatatatatatatatatatatatatatacatacatatatatatgtatacatacacatatatatatatatgtatgtatgtatatatatatatatatatacatacatatatatatatatatacatacatatatatatatatatacatacatatatatatatatatatatatagtgaaaaaAATGAAGTATTGAGAATGCAAGTATCTGCACATACATATTGTGTATAAATCTTTGCCAAGCGCAGTTGTGGGGAATACGAAATCATTTAGTGAATGTGGATGTTGAgcttcatcatcttcttccttgAGCAATTGCTCACTGATCTCTTCTCTAGCTGCATTCTCAAGTAGTTCCACAACCCTATCTTCACCTCCTAAAATAGATACAATTGCTCACGATTACTGCTATCTTACAAAAGAAATATATCTTTTCAGTACAAActatcaagtaaaaaaaaaaattccaattgacaggaacaagaaaaaaaaaagaaaaaggaaaatcttAGCAAGACAGGCAACCAAAGTAGCACCAGAAATAATACAAAGGCAAATGCTTCACAGCAATTCCTTAAGACGTCGCAAACCATAGAAAATTTTGAGTTCCGTAGTTGATTTTATCTGACAAGCAAAAAACACAGCAGATTATTGACATAAGAAAGCCAAGTAAAGAGTTCAAAAGCCTGCAAATGGACAATACACTCGTAAATATAATATCTTCAACTTTAAAAAGAATTAAAGAAGTACCATAAGCCAGTAAATCAAAATTGTACTGTCTTAAACATCATGGTTGATGATAAAGAGGACACAAACAAATGCTCGTTCTTGCAAGACTAATGCCCATTCCCCCAATGCATAGCAGCGACCAACAAAGTTCCTAAAAACGAAAAACTTATTGCAGTAACTCGTCTTGCACAAGAAGGTAGGAAACAGAGATTCCAATACAATTCTCTTTGGACTTCAGGTATCTCCTACTTCTGACCGCCCAAGTGCTTTGAAGAGTTTTTGGCATTGGTTGTCCATAATGCTTGCTATGCATATTGGTTTGCAAGTATGTGATAAGAAGACAATAAGAAAGAGGAATCTAGAAAGCTGTGGATTGTACTTGGAATTTGAAGTTAGTACTAAGCTCAAGTCAGTGGTGTGTCCACGTCATCACACAATATCATTGAAATAGATGTATGTGTATGTTTATACATGATTAGACAAGGTAGGAGTCCAGGAAGATATAAGAAGCAATACTTACAGACTCAGTGGCATATACTGGAACCATGAATAGACACCAATGATCCATTTCTGTTCCTAGAAACATCAAATGCAAAACTATCGATTTATGTTTAATGTTTAAAACACTCTTAACTTCAAAATATGCCCTCAAATCTTGAATAATTGGAACATTAcgatttgttgttattattattgttgttgttattgttgttttaAGGCATTCCTAGCTATCTCTATTATCCACATGGAATGATTTTTTAATGATCTAAGAGATTTAAATCTTTTCAGGATATGATGTTGATGCAAATGCAATTTTGCTAGTCTAAACACTGATATTATGGTCTATATTAGAAATTGATCATGCTATATTTCACATATTTATATTATCTAGATAAAAGGAAAGTATAGTGGAGTTAACTATGGTAATCACCATCTTGGCGCCCTAGCCGTTAGTCTTCTCCTCTTCGTTATCCTCCTAATTTATTTAGGACTTATTTTATGTGATTTTATTGGTCAAGTTATTTTTGCTGATGGTGAAATCTTTTATTGGTCAAGTTATTTTTGCTGATGGTGAAATCTAAAGAAAACTTTACTAAATAATATCTGATACAtcattatcaaattatattccaattgtaCTATACAAatgattcaaaataattttactatACCTTCGACTcgttaaaatattattaatgacATCAAATCGTTatcactaattttttttatgtttcaagaaagGACAATCGAGTGGTCAACTAATTAACAAATTacactagattttttttttttttttgggaaagaTAAGTGACCCTCATATTCTTTTGCATTAATTTGCTCGAATATTCCAAAATATCTAATCTTGGACTTGGATGCTAGTGGTCTAACTTGAGACCATTCAGATCAGATCTAATTATTGTAATAGGGACTGGGAATAATGGATTTTCCATCACATTCTAACTTTTGTTAAGTAATATATTTATCctttttggaagaaaaaaaagcAGTAAAATTACTCTTTTGTGACCTAATTACAAAGGAAATAATGGGGAATTGCTATTACTGATCATCTTAGTCCTTAAATGACAGACACATTAATGTGTAGAAAATTGTAGTTTTTAAGccaatacatatatgtatatataattggaTATTTCATCCACAGTACGCCAGAAATCTAACCTAACATCAGTCTCCTTctttaatctttcataaatcagaaTCGAAAGTCCAATCCCCTTTTGTTCCCACAACACCTTTTGAGCAGACTTCTCTCACCTCCCTCCCATATCTAACGTCACATCAAGCTGTTGCCGGAGCCAATCCTCCGCTACGAGCCGATTCCACCATGAAATCTTGCGATCCACCACCATCTTCCTCCTCTGTTTCCCACAGGAACCCAGCATACGCAGCAAGAACATGGCTGCCATGGCAAACAAATCGACAGTGAGAAGCTGTTGTCAGCTCTGAGAACTCACGGTTCTCCAAGCTACACGATTCCAGAGCAATTTGTGCTTGAGCCATGGATGTTTACCTGTCCTGTGGTGCTGCCTGAACTGCCTGTTGGAAGTAGCTGCAAGCTCGTTCTTCGTCGTGGTGCAGCTCCCACACCAACTTAGCATACTGTGACAGGATTTCGCCATCACCAGGATCCACAAGTATAGCACGAGAATAATACTCCTCCGCTCTTTTCAGATCTCCCTTGGCCTACAATACGAAAGAATTTAGTATAGCAATCGACGGATAATTGAGATACGGTGAAATCATTCGAGGCAAAGAATGCTTCTCTTTCATACAAAGCCGATGCGAAGCAGCAGTAACGATACCTGGTAGAGATACTGCGCATAATTCCTCAGGAACAGAGCATTGCTGGGGTTCTCCTCCACCATCTTCTTGTAGTACGTCTCCACATCCGACTGCTCTCCGCCGTTGCCCGTCAAAACATCCCACTTACCACTGCGGCCGCCGCCGATGCCACCATCACCACCGCCCGCAGTCAGTAACCCGGATCCGACCCGGTCGATCCCGAGACCCCTAGCGAGGAACAAAGGTGGTGGCGCGGGGCTTTCGGCGTCGGGATTCGGATATTTCAACCCACCTTTTCGATCGTCGCTCGCGAAGCCAAATCCTCCAGCCGCGCCCTGCTCGTCATTCTCTTggtcatcttcctcctcctcctcctcctcctcttctggcAGAGTGTTTGGATTGCGCAAGGAGAATGAAGGAATGCTCTCGAGAGCTGGATGGGCGCGTCGAGCGGAGGAGCACTTCAGGGACGGGGGGAGGAGGTGGTAATGATGGTTGGGGTCGTCAGACTGCTCGGAGAGGAAGGAGTGGAGATTGCCGTCGGAGCGGCTTCTCCGGATGCCGAGGGACGGGCTCTGGTCGTGAAGGCCATCTGAGGCAGGGGAGAAGTGGCAGGATAAGGTGTGAAGGTTGGGGTTGGGAGAGTTGTGGGGGTGGAAGTTGTTGGGGCTCTCGGAGAAGtgaagggaagaggaagaggagaggagggagCCAAGAATTGGTGTCGACGAACTCCTCAGCATCATCATATATTCACTCTTCCAAGATGAATGACGCCTTGGAGAGCGAAGCAAGAGAGAGTGTGGAGACTAACTTAGCGAGGAAGATTAGAGGAGGCAAAACGCCTTGGAACAAGAAAGATTGCAGGTTTTATAAGGCCCCAGGGAGAGGAAGAGGTGATCTCGTTCTTGGCTACCGCTGACGACTAGTCTGCTCGGCGTTTTGACGGTGGGAATTGAAGGAGGATTCTTCGAGCAGTGGCGAAAGCCACCGCACGTTTCCTGCGGTGGGAGCACGCGACAACGTCGCCTTCAACCTGTTTTCCAGCTGTAACGTGACGTGCGTGTGTGtgcgcgtgagagagagagagagagagagggggagggagGAGGTGAGAAATCTGTGAACGTAGTTCAGTTGTCTTCTTCGATCGCCTCGCCAGCCTTCTTCTTCGCGATTTCCTCACCTCGAAGGGACGTCGCCGTCAAACACGTGCAGTAGATGGTAGACGTTCCCTCCAAGAAGCCCGCACGTGAGCCGGACCTATGTGCCGAGGCAGCATCTGCAGTAAGATTTGAGTGACGAAAAAATCATGCATTGTGTGGTGCTATGATTGATGCAGCCAACGTGTATAATTCGCTAATGTGAACTTTCTTTATGAGTTGGATTATTAATTTAAGTTGGACgatttgctttaaaaaaaaattcctttttagtttttcataaaatatgtatatatatatttttttttaagttaatattttttttaatctcataaatatttttattcattccgTATTCACTTCTATCACCTATGCCCTACCATGAAATGATGATCCTTTCCTATTTTTGCCTCTATCTTACTGTTCACCCTTCGGTCATTGTCAAGTCGTCTCTTCCTTCATCATCATTCACTCTTATTGTCTATcgctttctcttttttctttcgttGTTCCCCTCATTTTcctattctttcttatttttcatcaTCTGTCCTTTCTTATTGTCTAtcgttttctcctctttctttcctCAATCCCCTCATTTCCTCACTCTTTCTTATCTCTCATCACTCGTTCTTTGTCGTCACCAATTGCCTCCTTTCACTTGCTCTTTCATGCTCTTCTCCTTAAAAATGACGTTGACTTACATTAGGAATTAGGAACAAGAATTAAATGTGATGAGAGTAGCATTACACAGAGGTAATAGAGCCTCGCAATAGGATGAAAATGACGGAGATGATAATAAGAAAAGATAAAGGTATTTATGAGATTAATAAAGTAGAGatactattttaaaaataaaaaaatatcgggACTTTGTGAaacaaaaatcatatatttaaatttaaatattttaatttttcttatacCATTAAAATAGTATGGCCTACAGTATCAATCGAATCATGTGTTGGTTTTGGACCATCTACACGAGCCAGATTACTATGTGGAGACATATCAAAGCTTCGAGATAACACTGTGTTGTTCTTTCCCTCTGACCGAGAAAAATACAAGAGAAATTTCGGCTTCTTTTCATGTCATGTATTCGTGTTCGATTGAAACAAGAAatgatatgattcttcttggggTGGCCATCTCGCTCCTATTTAGCTTCATGAGATGATCACAGCAATGACGAAACACATGAACATCaaaattactctctctctctctctctctcttcgaggTTAAAATGACTTATAAAACTATACAAAAGAAAGAGAAGCTTAAAAGCACGTATAATGACAACGTATTGACTTCAAAAATAATTTATCGTTTCTTGTCATGTGAATATCCATCCACACGATTTTTCTCTTATCACCCAACAATTTGATTCAAACATCATTtctaattattaattaaaatgtgAAATCTCATCTTAACAAAACCAAACACTATTGAGATCATTATGCATCCAAATATTGTTGTTCTTGAACAAAGAAGCGATTTTGATTTCAAATTCATTGGTGGACGAGAACATGGTGCCGCAAATCTTGTTTCGTCTTTTGTCGAGTACTAACAAGTTAAGGTATATTTTGAATgatcataaattaatattttatatttttaaataagattaaatagaattttagagataaaaattttaatttaaaatatattttaaatttgttttaaataaaattagatagaaTTGTAGAGATTATGAactcttatttatatttataaatagatgGTATCTATAAATCAATTCAAGTCTCAAGTATTAAGATAAGTCTAagaatcattattattattatttaatttgatCTTGAGTTAgtagtattttattattattattattattattattaaaaattacaCTTACGTGGAGCGGGAGGAGGCAGCAGCCCGCTGGAGGAGCCGCGACGCCGGCCAAGTGGCCAGGTCAGTCGGATCTCCGCTCTTCCCCTCTTGATTATTCTTCTCGATGGGCTTGTAGGGATCTTCGCCTGTTCTTAGGGTTCGTAGGGATCTATCCGATAGGGTTTCGATTTGAAACGGAGAGAGAAaaatccttccttccttccttcctttctcCGTCTTGCTCGCTGTTGTTGTACAGCAAACAATTCGTTGCAGCATTTCTTGTCTTGTCAATCTTTGTCACATACCCGAAAACTGTCGTAGTCTGCATCATTGGAATGGTCACCTCAACTCGTGCTACTGGTTGATTCCATGGTATCCATAGAGATCCTTCCTCCAAAGTCGATGCATGAGCACTAAAACATTTTGTAGGTTAGGCTTATCATTAATACGTCCACAACAAATTGGCAGAGTTAAGCCGTCTTCATGTGTTTTCATTTATTTAATCGAATAAACACAATATTTTGATTACTGGAATCGCCACAAAAACCAAAAGAATCCACCTTATGAATGGTTGACATTTAGTACCATGAAACATTCATGTCATACCTTTGTTCACACGATTGCTTGCTGCTTGAGAAGATGCAAACTTTTGAGGGTTCCTttggttttctttttctctatttgtTCCCATCACATTTCTTATCTTTTAATAACCTCCTATCTCTTCTAAGGTAAATAGTGGACATTAATTGTGTTGCATACCAATAACTTATGTAGCTGACCCCATAAATGTGGGtggtgttaaatctcgtattttgatgatgaatttgatgataaaaccacttgatatatgtttatgatttaatctgcgttttgagtgacgcaagatgcttcgatcaggatgagacaattaaaacaggaaaaatcatgttgtgccagaggaacatgtcagaagattggacgtcaggccgatggatcggtcgacgtattgacagaaggctt
The DNA window shown above is from Musa acuminata AAA Group cultivar baxijiao chromosome BXJ2-4, Cavendish_Baxijiao_AAA, whole genome shotgun sequence and carries:
- the LOC103980421 gene encoding uncharacterized protein LOC103980421, with amino-acid sequence MMMLRSSSTPILGSLLSSSSSLHFSESPNNFHPHNSPNPNLHTLSCHFSPASDGLHDQSPSLGIRRSRSDGNLHSFLSEQSDDPNHHYHLLPPSLKCSSARRAHPALESIPSFSLRNPNTLPEEEEEEEEEDDQENDEQGAAGGFGFASDDRKGGLKYPNPDAESPAPPPLFLARGLGIDRVGSGLLTAGGGDGGIGGGRSGKWDVLTGNGGEQSDVETYYKKMVEENPSNALFLRNYAQYLYQAKGDLKRAEEYYSRAILVDPGDGEILSQYAKLVWELHHDEERACSYFQQAVQAAPQDSHVLAAYAGFLWETEEEDGGGSQDFMVESARSGGLAPATA